From the genome of Anopheles merus strain MAF chromosome X, AmerM5.1, whole genome shotgun sequence, one region includes:
- the LOC121594490 gene encoding uncharacterized protein LOC121594490 has protein sequence MDHKAALKRVGNRLRATRKANLAFLEVCGDYLWHGSDDCWPVDVPYEIGTDDAVKPEVFDSFADFLAALHNTKVPSEFLEEFVLCERASAVMNDFDAMEYDLRPTIQRAGKRPELLQGIERGQFVRVARVLREVCHRRQLFEQLRYELMELYIVMNHDPASTDDDSDDDGDGGAAVGRSAQPSRIVHSIGTGKKKLWLFSLNLKITSLAQDVDYLTNLLALMETGKGTSHFSAFSFSASPTSLKVSRKTIRQSVAKRMKMEEQNMNPDGTA, from the exons ATGGACCACAAGGCGGCCTTAAAGCGGGTGGGCAACCGGTTGCGCGCAACTCGCAAAGCGAACCTTGCATTTTTGGAAGTTTGCGGCGACTACCTGTGGCACGGATCGGACGACTGCTGGCCGGTGGATGTGCCGTACGAAATCGGTACTGATGATGCAGTGAAGCCGGAAGTGTTCGACTCGTTCGCCGATTTTCTGGCAGCGCTGCACAACACGAAGGTGCCGTCGGAATTCCTGGAGGAGTTTGTACTGTGCGAAAGGGCGTCCGCCGTTATGAACGACTTCGACGCAATGGAGTACGACCTAAGGCCGACGATCCAGCGGGCCGGCAAGCGGCCGGAACTGCTGCAGGGCATCGAGCGGGGCCAGTTTGTGCGAGTGGCCCGCGTGCTGCGGGAAGTTTGCCACCGTCGGCAGCTATTCGAGCAGCTTCGCTACGAACTGATGGAGCTATACATTGTGATGAATCACGACCCGGCCTCCACCGACGACGATTCGGATGATGACGGCGATGGCGGGGCAGCGGTGGGGCGGTCCGCGCAGCCCTCCAGGATAGTCCATTCGATCGGCACAGGGAAGAAAAA ATTGTGGCTCTTTTCGCTGAATCTGAAGATAACGTCACTCGCGCAGGATGTGGACTATTTGACAAATTTGCTGGCGTTAATGGAGACGGGAAAGGGAACGTCCCATTTCTCGGCCTTCTCCTTTTCGGCTAGTCCAACTTCCCTCAAAGTGTCGAGAAAAACGATCCGACAAAGTGTTGCAAAACGGATGAAGATGGAGGAACAGAACATGAACCCGGACGGCACTGCGTAG
- the LOC121594505 gene encoding cytochrome c oxidase subunit 7A, mitochondrial-like, with translation MSYKNVARLVLQQNRQFSRTAPASSSEVAEGYKQLKHIQEKFQKPDGKPVFLKGGPMDNVLFSLTMVLSVAGLAGIGKLFYELSYPKKDD, from the exons ATGAGCTACAAG AATGTCGCCCGGCTGGTGCTGCAGCAGAACCGCCAGTTCTCCCGCACTGCGCCCGCCTCGTCCAGTGAGGTCGCCGAGGGCTACAAGCAGCTGAAGCACATCCAGGAAAAGTTCCAG AAACCGGATGGCAAGCCCGTGTTCCTGAAGGGTGGCCCGATGGACAACGTGCTCTTCTCGCTGACGATGGTGCTCAGCGTGGCCGGGCTGGCCGGTATCGGCAAGCTGTTCTACGAGCTGAGCTACCCGAAGAAGGACGACTAG
- the LOC121594497 gene encoding 39S ribosomal protein L40, mitochondrial, whose product MSLLPVLSRLLPLVGQSAARSVHSGTGLLFRSTPVLCAEPLKKKKKLDPQIVKQREERKRKRLEKQIRRLEKNARQLKPIEELEVPMELIDEQSKRKRNVPKPTAELLESRALLEKQWAKYRMQEKLADYQLFDRIVAAQAKALGELQLESDELYQRAIQPDPALLPFVAQGPVSTPPIKDYEQPDGEYIDVSRKWE is encoded by the exons ATGTCGCTGCTTCCCGTGCTGAGCCG GTTGCTCCCGCTCGTGGGCCAATCGGCGGCGAGATCCGTCCACAGCGGGACCGGCCTGCTGTTCCGCAGCACACCGGTGCTGTGTGCCGAACCgctcaagaagaagaaaaagctcgACCCACAGATCGTGAAGCAGCGGGAGGAGCGCAAGCGGAAGCGGCTGGAGAAGCAAATTCGCCGGCTGGAGAAGAACGCCCGCCAGCTCAAACCGATCGAGGAGCTCGAGGTGCCGATGGAGCTGATCGACGAGCAAAG CAAACGGAAGCGAAACGTGCCGAAACCGACGGCCGAGCTGCTCGAAAGCCGCGCCCTGCTCGAGAAGCAGTGGGCCAAGTACCGCATGCAGGAGAAGCTGGCCGACTACCAGCTGTTCGATCGGATCGTGGCGGCCCAGGCGAAGGCGCTGGGCGAGCTGCAGCTCGAGTCGGACGAGCTGTACCAGCGGGCGATACAGCCCGACCCGGCCCTGCTACCGTTCGTCGCGCAGGGTCCCGTCTCTACCCCGCCGATCAAAGACTACGAGCAACCGGACGGCGAGTACATCGACGTGTCGCGGAAGTGGGAATAG